In a genomic window of Scheffersomyces stipitis CBS 6054 chromosome 4, complete sequence:
- the MUP2 gene encoding methionine permease (go_component membrane~go_process transport) produces the protein KEKLGTLSCISLIVNKIIGTGIFSNPSIIFKYTNGNVGLFLSLFLVGGIIIFCGLLIYLEFALNLPFKNGGEKNYLLRVFDRPKGLMGCVYSFSIVLLGFSSGNSYSFGKYILYAITDHQEGDSTDDAMVKVIGVVCISFCIFLHTKYPNQGTKLFNFLGVFKILILVLIIVLGLFVSLNIIDVPATDNFSNVWKFHNDQKPNLYNVSVALLEVIYSFKGWENVNYVLNEIDDPYHVLTIAAPAAVLLTTVLYFMVLIAYLIVIPKDELLSSGVLVAGIYFNKIFGESVTSRLLPIIISLSNLGNVLVVSYAHSVVNQELAYNNYLPFSRYFQNLNHSLLLHWFITVVILVAPPSTEIYEFIVNLYIYPGTWINVALTAGLIYLNSLSLSSSANKIVSAPMVCVIIFLLANIFLAVFPFVPPPNAADMDIPFWCFPVIGSGVFFLGVIFYYARPWVRLW, from the exons AAGGAGAAATTAGGCACGCTTTCGTGCATCTCCCTTATCGTGAACAAGATCATAGGAACTGGAATCTTTCTGAATCCGCtgatcatcttcaaatatACCAACGGCAATGTGGGGCTATTTCTCCTGCTTTTTCTTGTGGGAGGAATCATCATTTTCTGCGGCTTGCTTATCTACTTGGAGTTTGCCTTGAATTTACCATTCAAGAACGGAGGCGAGAAGAATTACTTGCTCAGAGTATTTGATAGGCCCAAGGGTCTTATGGGATGTGtgtattcttttctgattGTGCTATTAGGATTCAGTTCCGGTAACTCATATTCATTTGGCAAATACATATTGTATGCCATCACAGACCACCAGGAAGGAGATTCCACCGACGATGCAATGGTGAAAGTGATAGGCGTAGTCTGTATTTCCTTCTGTATCTTCTTGCATACGAAATATCCCAACCAGGGCACaaaacttttcaacttcttagGAGtattcaagatcttgatctTAGTTCTTATCATCGTGTTGGGGTTATTTGTATCATTGAACATTATAGACGTTCCTGCTACGGACAACTTTTCCAACGTGTGGAAGTTTCACAACGACCAGAAACCAAACTTGTACAATGTATCTGTAGCCTTGCTCGAGGTGATCTACTCCTTCAAAGGATGGGAAAATGTCAACTACGTACTTAACGAAATCGATGACCCCTATCACGTATTAACCATAGCAGCCCCTGCAGCTGTTTTGCTAACTACTGTCTTGTACTTTATGGTATTGATTGCCTATTTAATCGTCATACCTAAAGATGAGTTACTCAGCAGCGGTGTATTAGTCGCAGGGAtatacttcaacaagatcttcgGTGAAAGCGTCACCTCCAGACTACTTCCCATCATCATTTCATTGTCCAATTTGGGAAATGTTCTCGTAGTCTCATACGCTCACAGTGTAGTTAACCAGGAATTGGCATACAACAACTACTTGCCATTTCTGCGAtacttccagaacttgaacCACTCGTTGCTCTTGCATTGGTTCATCACTGTAGTCATCCTTGTAGCTCCACCATCTACTGAAATCTACGAGTTCATCGTCAATCTCTACATCTATCCAGGTACCTGGATCAACGTAGCCTTGACTGCTGGTTTGAtctacttgaa TTCGCTTTctttgtcatcttcagctAATAAGATCGTCTCAGCTCCTATGGTGTGTGTTATTATTTTTCTCTTAGCCAATATCTTCCTAGCCGTATTTCCATTTGTTCCTCCTCCAAACGCTGCTGATATGGATATTCCATTCTGGTGTTTCCCAGTTATTGGTTCTGGAGTATTCTTCCTTGGGGTTATATTCTACTACGCAAGACCGTGGGTACGTCTATGG
- a CDS encoding predicted protein: MSSNKKVNLNSVADLRQNTDDNLPAALEGLGYEESFKLVDTKIALGLSTVAIAGGLFAIDKKYDFKESYWITVAALAVYFVISLVMLVVNNQNKNVKYIGYSSKGKKITIAAWTTKYDPIYHVKVTFNDDPKSTTTAELPFAKFFDLTGYFSRNAFSKLLSSHIEKIEKKDI, encoded by the exons ATGTCTTCTAACAAGAAGGTCAACTTAAA CTCCGTTGCTGATTTGCGTCAGAACACAGACGACAACTTGCCTGCGGCCCTCGAGGGCCTTGGCTACGAAGAGTCGTTCAAGCTTGTAGACACAAAGATCGCCTTGGGCTTGCTGACTGTGGCTATAGCTGGTGGTCTTTTCGCTATAGACAAAAAGTACGACTTCAAAGAATCCTACTGGATCACCGTTGCTGCTCTTGCAGTGTATTTCGTCATTTCGCTTGTCATGTTGGTCGTAAACAACCAAAACAAAAACGTCAAATACATAGGCTACTCTTCTAAAGGTAAGAAGATCACAATTGCTGCTTGGACCACTAAGTACGACCCTATTTACCATGTAAAAGTAACCTTCAACGACGACCCTAAACTGACCACGACTGCCGAATTACCTTTTGCCAAGTTCTTTGACTTGACAGGCTacttcagtagaaatgCCTTCTcaaagttgttgctgtCGCATATagagaaaattgaaaagaaggatATCTGA
- a CDS encoding predicted protein, with the protein MEMYKNDSSSTSLAAQDMSSVSRKTNAVKSKTPRPNAKSRSNKNHDLQYARDSFSQQIENQIKQNKKFSGSNRKNQISINHLLDFQSYRDSDEYHKNLKDDRRRGSNSGSRPRGTALVHLRGMTFINVNYKFVVDNRRHYHVQELDPNVPVDTSDIIRIIVPKGNACPICLTDEPVAPRMITSCGHIICLKCVLSLLESEVPNAKKKESSAVVEKYRECPLCSSIVRKNELKPVLVNNIDENLETPKVNDEVALTLMARPQSRIFPLPKPLMNYFDTIDHFPWINQQNPDCNQYSRIFKGDLAYLMDMYEFEKSQIRANYEEEKLLYGEDDTYFKMAVTHIDQEIANWTSKLAEEVEEKRPTESTKPVVLDVENSQSYFYYQTGFNSATAYVLSPLDMKVLKTSYNSSYTELPSSIIAKIENIKYEYLTPEASLTKYKYLSHLPLGTQIGFLECNWYHNEFISKQAWETFKEDLNKRSKNSSRKFKREEKNRRRAMNEEEIRTRNFYIRENTGRDVDDFSAADYATMGSLSIVDNRELPVLTSDHHSSNNEHSSGGDSEAEYETTIWGTKIRKADVSEQPSDEDDWDAEEMIRKAREEMERQERESGVSGKKKKKKKKLILLSSNSGW; encoded by the exons ATGGAAATGTATAAAAACGATAGTTCCTCGACTAGTCTCGCGGCTCAGGATATGCTGTCCGTGTCCAGAAAAACCAATGCTGTAAAACTGAAAACTCCCAGGCCGAATGCAAAGTCTAGGCTGAATAAGAACCACGACTTGCAGTACGCTCGGGATCTGTTTTCTCAGCAAATAGAAAACCAAATCAAacagaacaagaagttttcGGGTAGCAACAGAAAAAATCAAATCTCCATCAACCATCTCTTGGATTTCCAGAGTTACCGAGACCTGGATGAGTACCACAAGAATCTCAAGGATGACCGGAGGAGAGGCAGCAACTCTGGCTCGCGGCCCCGAGGCACTGCCCTAG TCCATTTGCGAGGCATGACGTTCATCAACGTCAACTACAAGTTCGTTGTCGATAACAGAAGACATTATCATGTGCAGGAGTTGGACCCAAACGTGCCCGTAGACACCAGCGATATTATTCGAATTATTGTCCCCAAAGGCAACGCATGTCCGATTTGTCTTACAGACGAACCGGTAGCGCCGCGAATGATCACTTCGTGTGGACATATCATCTGTCTTAAGTGTGTGTTATCTCTTTTGGAGAGTGAAGTTCCGAAcgcaaagaagaaggaatcACTGGCTGTGGTTGAAAAATACCGTGAATGTCCTCTTTGCTCGTCGATAGTACGTAAAAATGAGTTGAAACCTGTTTTAGTCAACAATATCGACGAGAACCTCGAGACCCCAAAAGTGAATGACGAAGTAGCGCTTACATTGATGGCACGTCCACAATCGCGAATCTTTCCTTTGCCCAAACCGTTGATGAACTATTTTGATACCATAGATCATTTCCCCTGGATAAACCAGCAGAATCCAGACTGTAACCAGTATCTGCGGATCTTCAAGGGGGACTTGGCGTACTTGATGGACATGTACGAGTTTGAAAAACTGCAAATTCGCGCCAATTACGAGGAAGAGAAACTTCTCTACGGGGAAGATGACACCTACTTCAAAATGGCTGTGACTCATATTGATCAAGAGATTGCCAACTGGACTTCCAAGcttgctgaagaagtcgaagaaaAAAGACCAACTGAAAGCACAAAACCTGTTGTACTAGACGTAGAGAATTCGCAGAGctacttctattatcaaACTGGTTTCAATTCTGCGACAGCATATGTCTTATCTCCGCTAGATATGAAAGTTTTGAAGACCAGCTACAACAGCAGCTATACTGagttgccttcttcaatcaTCGCTAAGATTGAGAACATTAAGTACGAATACTTGACGCCAGAAGCGTCTTTGACGAAGTACAAGTATCTTTCTCATCTTCCTTTGGGAACACAGATTGGTTTCTTGGAGTGTAACTGGTACCACAACGAATTTATTAGTAAGCAAGCGTGGGAAACTTTCAAGGAAGATCTCAATAAGAGATCCAAGAATTCGTCAAGAAAGTTTAAacgagaagagaagaacagaagaagagcgatgaacgaagaagaaatcagaacaagaaacttCTACATTCGTGAAAACACTGGACGTGATGTAGATGATTTCAGTGCTGCAGACTATGCGACTATGGGCAGTTTATCTATCGTGGACAATCGCGAGTTGCCGGTGCTAACGTCTGATCATCATTCTTCGAATAATGAACACTCTTCTGGTGGTGACTCTGAAGCGGAGTATGAGACCACGATCTGGGGTACAAAGATTCGCAAAGCTGACGTTTCCGAGCAGCCGtctgatgaagacgattgGGATGCAGAAGAGATGATAAGAAAGGCGCGGGAAGAAATGGAGAGACAAGAACGAGAATCGGGTGTCAGtggcaagaagaagaagaagaaaaagaagttgatacTTCTTTCGTCCAATTCTGGCTGGTGA
- the PHO3.3 gene encoding acid phosphatase-like protein (weak similarity to acid phosphatase) codes for MRLVYLIALIHSVAALNILLTATDSWVSKNIRHLYTFLVNEGHTVVLVAPLYNNAYRLAHQAPHSTSSTTTSQTLHDESTADIVDGGEFGHLLPVHQTYYKNILRINSIPKRAKNAIHKKELDEFEQKIVTKFNNTRQMGHDPLDANIWYVNSTPLNSLRVAFDVILPEFHNNFVPDVVIVGPNEGSSLTTSPEHTGNTNLEALSMLQASLTKNITTVGISSEDYHQIYFQDEKYFKIQAPNMLKQNVFGKNINFINRKISQLLQGLDLSKPVAVNVNFPSMNHESSRCITSSVGTHGFSRVHNVTAISPAPIVQKFELYDNMVSLAKMETVEVESESSTFQDKRSNYYKHKSYTLDRDSLLGAESLADIISFSSAAEHEELSILHNCGISVNVMALAENLDHSETIVFKRIRRSTGAGLRV; via the exons ATGAGACTCGTATACCTTATAGCACTCATCCACTCGGTGGCGGCACTCAACATCTTGCTCACAGCCACAGACTCGTGGGTCTCCAAGAACATCCGTCATTTGTACACTTTTCTCGTCAACGAGGGTCACACCGTGGTCCTCGTGGCTCCTTTGTACAACAATGCGTACAGACTTGCTCACCAAGCACCACATTCCACATCTTCTACAACCACGTCTCAGACTCT CCACGACGAATCCACTGCAGACATTGTTGATGGAGGTGAATTTGGCCATTTACTCCCAGTGCACCAGACCTACTACAAGAACATCTTGCGTATCAACAGCATACCGAAGAGAGCAAAAAACGCCATTCACAAGAAGGAACTTGACGAATTCGAACAGAAGATTGTAACCAAGTTTAACAACACCAGACAAATGGGGCATGATCCGCTTGATGCTAACATTTGGTACGTGAACTCCACTCCTCTCAACAGTTTAAGAGTTGCATTTGACGTGATCTTACCTGAATTCCACAACAATTTTGTTCCAGATGTCGTAATCGTTGGACCAAACGAAGGTTCGAGTTTGACAACTTCACCCGAACACACAGGCAACACAAACTTGGAAGCCTTGTCAATGCTCCAGGCTTCTTTAACGAAAAATATCACCACTGTCGgtatttcttctgaagacTACCACCAGATCTATTTCCAGGACgagaagtacttcaagatcCAGGCTCCTAATATGTTGAAGCAAAATGtttttggaaagaacatcaacttcatcaaccGCAAGATCAGCCAGTTGTTGCAAGGGTTGGATCTCTCCAAGCCTGTTGCGGTTAATGTCAACTTCCCTTCCATGAACCACGAAAGTTCACGTTGCATCACCTCTAGTGTAGGTACCCACGGATTCTCAAGAGTGCACAATGTCACCGCCATCTCTCCAGCTCCTATAGTCCAGAAGTTCGAGTTGTATGACAACATGGTGTCTTTGGCCAAGATGGAAACTGTGGAAGTAGAACTGGAATCGTCCACTTTCCAGGATAAGAGGTCCAACTACTACAAGCACAAGAGCTATACCCTCGACAGAGactctcttcttggagCTGAGTCTCTCGCTGACATCatctccttctcttctgcCGCTGAGCATGAGGAATTGTCCATCTTGCACAACTGTGGCATTTCTGTCAATGTCATGGCCTTGGCTGAGAACTTAGATCACTCTGAAACAATTGTGTTTAAGAGAATTCGTCGCAGCACTGGAGCTGGTCTCCGTGTTTAG
- a CDS encoding predicted protein (go_function oxidoreductase activity~go_process metabolism), with amino-acid sequence MISIDDTVRYVATYIDVIVLIIGILIYKEYQISSKDIALITGGSGGLGSELIKQMLSKGVQKIYNLDLKSSVERDSRIDYRRCDVGNESELKQSLDNILSELKEQNRNITILINNAGIRHSQSLLDLPDKEIHDIFNVNTFSFIWTLRKVTSNHIDTVFKQDTKIDRKLRIVNVSSILGALAPRNLSLYSATKSAIVSIHESLTQELSEYPEIRLLLVTPGQLSTGMFKDVEPSRTFLAPIISAEYLARRIVEKINVGESGVYCEPLYANFLPGIRVFPMVLQHFCRWFSEMDTKVNSNSKRGNERVDIEIER; translated from the exons ATGATCAGTATTGACGACACAGTACGATATGTCGCTACCTATATAGATGTAATAGTGTTGATCATCGGAATTTTAAT CTATAAGGAGTACCAGATCTCGTCGAAAGATATTGCCTTGATTACTGGCGGATCTGGAGGTTTGGGCTCAGAGTTGATTAAACAGATGCTCTCCAAAGGTGTACAGAAGATCTACAACTTGGATTTGAAGCTGTCTGTGGAGAGAGATTCTCGTATAGATTACAGAAGATGCGATGTTGGTAATGAATCTGAGCTCAAACAGAGCTTGGACAACATCTTGTCTGAGttgaaagaacaaaataGGAATATCACTATTCTTATTAATAATGCTGGCATCCGCCATAGCCAGTCGCTTTTGGATCTTCCAGATAAAGAAATCCAcgacatcttcaatgtcaaCACATTCTCTTTCATCTGGACTCTCCGTAAAGTGACCTCGAATCATATAGATACTGTCTTCAAGCAAGACACAAAAATAGATAGAAAGCTCAGAATCGTCAATGTGTCTTCGATTCTTGGAGCTTTGGCACCGCGAAATCTCTCGTTGTATTCAGCTACAAAGTCTGCCATAGTTCTGATTCATGAATCCTTGACGCAGGAGCTTCTGGAGTATCCTGAAATTCGGTTGTTGCTTGTAACTCCTGGCCAGCTCTCTACGGGCATGTTTAAGGATGTCGAGCCTTCACGAACGTTCTTAGCACCCATCATCAGTGCCGAATATTTGGCAAGAAGGATTGTGGAAAAGATTAATGTTGGAGAAAGCGGAGTCTACTGTGAACCCTTGTACGCTAATTTCTTGCCCGGTATAAGGGTATTCCCAATGGTGCTACAACACTTCTGTCGCTGGTTTTCAGAGATGGACACCAAGGtgaattcaaattcaaaaagagGAAACGAAAGAGTCgatatagaaatagaaagaTAG